From the genome of Vicia villosa cultivar HV-30 ecotype Madison, WI unplaced genomic scaffold, Vvil1.0 ctg.003297F_1_1, whole genome shotgun sequence, one region includes:
- the LOC131640760 gene encoding glycylpeptide N-tetradecanoyltransferase 1-like — MEDNNSQSKPDLTDADSEIPNSNTNNNDTSLETIVRSFQDSMSVTKQHKFWETQPVGQYKDLGDSTLPEGPIEPPTPLSEVKQEPYNLPAAYEWTTCDMDSEETCDEVYLLLKNNYVEDDENMFRFNYSKEFLTWALCVPGYYKSWHIGVRAKGSKKLVAFITGIPARIRVNDNVVKMAEINFLCVHKKLRSKRLAPVMIKEVTRRVHLENIWQAAYTAGVILPTPVATCQYWHRSLNPKKLIDVGFSRLGARMTMSRTIKLYKLPESTVTSGFRKMELRDVPAVTRLLRNYLGQFVVAPDFDENDVEHWLLPHEDVVDSYLVESPENHEITDFCSFYTLPSSILGNQSYSILKAAYSYYNVATKTPLPQLMNDAMIVAKQKDFDVFNALDVMHNEGFLKDLKFGPGDGQLHYYLYNYRIRNAMKPSELGLVLL; from the coding sequence ATGGAAGACAACAATTCCCAATCAAAACCAGATCTAACCGATGCAGACTCCGAAATTCCCAATTCCAACACCAACAACAATGATACCTCGTTGGAAACAATCGTTCGGAGTTTCCAAGATTCAATGTCTGTAACCAAACAGCACAAATTCTGGGAAACTCAACCGGTTGGTCAATACAAAGATCTTGGAGACTCAACCTTACCCGAAGGACCGATTGAGCCACCAACGCCTTTATCAGAAGTCAAACAAGAGCCTTACAATCTTCCAGCTGCTTATGAATGGACAACCTGCGACATGGATTCTGAAGAAACATGTGACGAGGTTTATCTTCTTTTGAAGAATAACTATGTTGAGGATGATGAGAACATGTTCAGGTTTAACTATTCGAAAGAGTTTCTTACATGGGCTTTGTGTGTTCCTGGGTATTATAAGAGTTGGCATATCGGGGTTCGCGCGAAAGGGTCGAAGAAATTGGTTGCTTTTATAACTGGTATTCCTGCTAGGATTAGGGTTAATGATAATGTGGTGAAAATGGCTGAGATTAACTTTTTGTGTGTTCATAAGAAACTTAGGTCGAAGAGGCTTGCGCCGGTTATGATTAAGGAGGTTACTAGGAGGGTTCATTTGGAGAATATTTGGCAAGCGGCTTATACGGCGGGGGTTATTCTTCCGACCCCGGTTGCTACTTGTCAGTATTGGCATAGGTCGTTGAACCCTAAGAAGCTTATTGATGTTGGGTTTTCGAGGCTTGGTGCTAGGATGACGATGAGTCGGACTATTAAGCTTTATAAGTTGCCTGAGTCGACGGTTACTAGTGGGTTTAGGAAAATGGAGCTGAGGGATGTACCTGCGGTTACACGGTTGCTTAGGAATTACTTGGGGCAGTTTGTTGTTGcgcctgattttgatgaaaatgATGTTGAGCATTGGCTTCTTCCGCACGAAGATGTTGTGGATAGTTACTTGGTTGAGAGTCCTGAAAACCATGAGATCACTGATTTTTGTAGCTTTTATACATTGCCTTCTTCTATCCTTGGGAATCAGAGTTACTCGATTTTGAAAGCTGCTTATTCTTACTATAATGTGGCTACTAAAACTCCACTGCCTCAGTTGATGAACGATGCGATGATCGTGGCAAAGCAGAAggatttcgatgttttcaatgcCTTGGATGTGATGCATAATGAAGGTTTCCTTAAAGATCTCAAATTTGGACCTGGAGATGGACAGCTTCACTACTACTTGTACAATTATAGGATTCGTAATGCCATGAAACCGTCCGAACTCGGGCTTGTGCTCTTGTAG